One genomic region from Fictibacillus marinisediminis encodes:
- a CDS encoding S8 family serine peptidase — protein MKKRIALMTAFIMTFSNLAYAQGNLPSHSKAAGTKPQGLDLKKLPQEEKYGKNDKVRVVVELDQKPAIQYAQAQNKRYSALSTSEKTALTKKLANEQKEVKEDIEKEDIPVSYKDSFTTVLNGFSGEVKYGDIKDIEKLDGVKDVHISHEYKRPESINGDKPNMLYSKDIVHAKETWQDYGYKGEGTVVAVIDTGIDPSHKDMVLSPDTKVKLTSGKVNGLKDSKGLKGSYFTEKIPYGYNYADHDKEIRDLGPGASMHGMHVSGIVGANGDEDNGGIKGVAPEAQLLALKVFGNDPGMPSTFSDIYIKAIDDAIALGADVINMSLGSTAAFVQHDDPEEKAIQNATNNGILCAISAGNSAYAGHGAGNPYPSNPDTGVVGSPGLIGQALQVASLENTKLTLEGMNLKVDGADMGYIAYQKQESPNPIGTFDKDKMEVVYVGDGSPANYAGKDVKDKVVFVVRNGSFNYAMIQREAEKQGAAGVIIRGRVDHGDYVNMALDKPTIPLVSLSIADGNQLEAKAKEGKKLEVIFDGKAISASNPNAGEMSDFSSWGVTPNLDFKPEITAPGGKIYSTLNDNQYGVMSGTSMAAPHVAGGAALVMERVDKDFKVKGATRVKLAKNILMNTSRPQADHGLFNTESQTGNYYSPRLEGAGLMDLHAAMKTPVVVTEAKSGEGKAAVKEVGDKFTFTLNLKNYSSKDVTYKLAGNVQTDLALQGMNLLEADGIFKNGTRDSEDPNRGTFPISFTSGSKKASSIAIKAKSTATVNVTVDLKDTVDWANDMPLDKIFKNGYFVEGFVRLIDAGNKYPELSVPYVGFHGKWDKAPIIDAPVYDDNTFYGVTGLAAEVNGDFEFLGSDASKNVLKDKVSFSPDGDGLYDEAFPVLSFLRNAKKVEYSILDRNKTSLRKLDTQEDVVKNYYDGGSEPGYTPITEAAWDGTVNGSKVKDGLYYYQVSSVVDYPKAKWQKALFPVYVDTKDPAVTAKWNADSNTLSWTAGDQGTGVAYYDVQVNGKSVLSEPLDASASEYKLNDLPSRAKVVLAAYDYAGNSVMKNVNMSGKDTSVPSVTVDSPEAYGITTSKTVTVTGHVSDESGLKSFMIDGKPAKLVWNGPEQQYDFSKTITYTSDNIKSFKVEAIDKAGNRVAFSRKVIVDSTLPTIKVDAPKTVSSKTKTATLKITLADNYDEMRFFVNDNAAYRHYFKEPYVKRALTKKISQKVSLKKGKNTVHLELTDLGGNTVEKNVTITKK, from the coding sequence CAAGGCCTGGATCTTAAAAAACTGCCGCAAGAAGAGAAATACGGCAAAAACGATAAGGTTCGCGTGGTCGTCGAACTCGATCAAAAACCAGCGATTCAGTACGCACAGGCTCAAAACAAGCGCTACAGTGCTTTGAGCACAAGCGAAAAAACGGCGCTGACCAAAAAATTGGCCAATGAACAAAAAGAAGTGAAAGAGGACATCGAGAAGGAAGACATCCCGGTATCGTATAAGGACAGCTTTACAACCGTACTTAACGGCTTCAGCGGTGAAGTCAAATATGGTGATATTAAAGATATCGAAAAGCTTGACGGTGTGAAAGATGTACATATTTCGCATGAATATAAACGTCCTGAGTCAATTAACGGGGACAAGCCGAACATGCTGTACAGCAAGGATATCGTCCATGCAAAAGAAACATGGCAGGACTATGGATATAAAGGAGAAGGAACAGTCGTGGCTGTTATCGACACTGGCATCGATCCTTCACATAAAGATATGGTGCTCAGCCCTGATACAAAAGTGAAGCTGACATCCGGGAAAGTGAACGGCCTTAAAGACTCCAAAGGACTGAAAGGCAGCTACTTTACTGAAAAAATACCTTACGGATACAACTATGCGGACCACGACAAAGAAATCCGCGATCTTGGCCCTGGTGCTTCCATGCACGGCATGCACGTTTCAGGGATTGTAGGAGCAAACGGGGATGAAGACAATGGCGGAATTAAAGGTGTAGCTCCTGAAGCACAGCTTTTAGCGCTTAAAGTATTTGGAAACGATCCTGGAATGCCATCCACGTTCAGTGATATTTATATTAAAGCGATCGACGATGCGATTGCACTCGGCGCTGATGTGATCAACATGAGCCTTGGATCAACAGCTGCGTTCGTACAGCATGATGACCCTGAGGAAAAAGCGATTCAGAACGCAACAAACAACGGTATTCTTTGTGCCATTTCTGCAGGCAACTCTGCTTACGCAGGACATGGAGCAGGAAACCCTTATCCGTCTAATCCAGATACCGGAGTAGTTGGGTCTCCTGGATTGATCGGACAAGCTCTTCAAGTCGCTTCGCTTGAAAACACAAAGCTTACACTTGAAGGCATGAACTTAAAAGTGGACGGAGCGGATATGGGATACATTGCTTACCAAAAGCAGGAATCTCCAAATCCGATCGGCACGTTTGATAAAGATAAGATGGAAGTCGTTTATGTCGGTGACGGCAGCCCTGCCAACTATGCAGGTAAAGATGTGAAGGACAAAGTCGTTTTCGTTGTCCGAAACGGAAGCTTCAACTATGCAATGATTCAGCGGGAAGCTGAAAAGCAAGGCGCAGCAGGCGTGATTATCCGAGGTAGAGTGGACCATGGCGATTACGTCAACATGGCCCTCGACAAACCGACGATTCCTCTTGTTTCTTTAAGCATTGCTGACGGCAACCAGCTCGAAGCAAAGGCGAAAGAAGGCAAGAAGCTTGAAGTGATTTTTGATGGTAAAGCCATTTCTGCATCCAATCCAAACGCAGGAGAGATGTCTGATTTCAGTTCATGGGGCGTGACACCGAACCTTGACTTTAAACCGGAAATCACTGCACCAGGCGGAAAGATTTATTCAACGCTTAACGACAACCAATATGGCGTGATGAGTGGAACGTCCATGGCTGCTCCGCATGTTGCCGGCGGTGCTGCTCTCGTGATGGAAAGAGTGGACAAAGATTTCAAAGTTAAAGGGGCAACCCGCGTTAAACTCGCCAAAAACATCTTAATGAACACATCAAGACCGCAAGCTGATCATGGCTTGTTCAATACAGAGAGCCAAACTGGAAACTACTATTCTCCACGCCTTGAAGGTGCAGGATTAATGGATCTTCATGCGGCAATGAAAACTCCAGTGGTTGTAACAGAAGCAAAATCAGGTGAAGGAAAAGCAGCCGTAAAAGAAGTAGGCGATAAATTTACCTTTACTTTAAATCTTAAAAACTACAGCTCCAAAGACGTAACGTACAAGCTTGCGGGCAATGTTCAAACAGACCTTGCACTTCAAGGCATGAACCTGCTTGAAGCAGATGGAATCTTTAAAAATGGAACAAGAGATTCAGAGGATCCAAATAGAGGAACGTTCCCGATTTCTTTTACTTCTGGTTCTAAGAAAGCGAGCAGTATTGCGATCAAAGCGAAAAGCACAGCAACTGTAAATGTTACGGTCGATCTAAAAGATACCGTAGACTGGGCTAATGACATGCCGCTCGACAAGATCTTCAAAAACGGCTACTTTGTAGAAGGTTTTGTAAGATTAATAGATGCAGGCAATAAATACCCTGAACTAAGCGTCCCTTACGTTGGTTTCCACGGCAAATGGGACAAAGCACCGATCATTGACGCTCCTGTATACGATGACAACACGTTCTATGGAGTGACAGGACTGGCTGCTGAAGTTAACGGAGACTTTGAATTCCTTGGAAGCGATGCATCGAAAAATGTGCTAAAAGACAAAGTTTCTTTCTCTCCGGATGGAGACGGGCTTTATGATGAAGCATTCCCGGTGCTTTCTTTCCTAAGAAACGCCAAGAAAGTGGAATACTCCATCCTTGACCGAAATAAAACATCACTTCGCAAATTGGACACACAAGAAGATGTAGTGAAGAACTATTATGACGGCGGATCTGAACCTGGGTATACTCCTATTACAGAAGCTGCCTGGGATGGAACAGTGAATGGTTCTAAAGTAAAAGACGGATTGTACTACTACCAAGTAAGCTCAGTGGTTGATTATCCGAAAGCTAAGTGGCAAAAAGCATTGTTCCCTGTGTATGTAGATACAAAAGATCCTGCTGTTACTGCAAAATGGAATGCAGATAGCAATACGCTTTCCTGGACAGCTGGTGACCAGGGAACAGGAGTAGCTTACTATGATGTTCAAGTGAACGGAAAAAGTGTTCTTTCCGAGCCGCTGGATGCTTCTGCGAGCGAATATAAGCTGAATGACCTTCCTAGTCGCGCAAAAGTCGTTCTTGCTGCTTACGACTATGCAGGAAACTCAGTCATGAAAAATGTAAACATGAGCGGGAAAGATACAAGTGTACCAAGTGTTACTGTAGACTCTCCTGAAGCTTACGGCATCACGACTTCAAAAACAGTGACCGTCACTGGGCATGTAAGCGATGAATCCGGCCTGAAATCATTCATGATTGACGGCAAACCTGCCAAGCTGGTATGGAATGGACCAGAACAACAGTATGATTTCAGCAAAACGATCACGTATACATCTGACAATATAAAATCGTTTAAAGTAGAAGCGATCGATAAAGCCGGAAATCGAGTAGCCTTCAGCCGGAAGGTGATTGTTGACTCAACACTTCCGACAATTAAAGTAGATGCACCGAAAACCGTCTCAAGCAAAACAAAAACAGCAACACTTAAAATTACGCTTGCGGACAACTATGATGAGATGCGTTTCTTCGTGAACGACAATGCGGCATACCGCCATTACTTCAAAGAGCCGTATGTAAAGAGAGCATTAACGAAGAAAATCAGCCAAAAAGTTTCCCTTAAAAAAGGTAAAAACACCGTCCATCTTGAACTGACAGACCTTGGCGGAAACACGGTTGAGAAGAATGTAACCATCACAAAGAAATAA